In Ovis aries strain OAR_USU_Benz2616 breed Rambouillet chromosome 8, ARS-UI_Ramb_v3.0, whole genome shotgun sequence, a single window of DNA contains:
- the LOC121820185 gene encoding basic proline-rich protein-like, producing MAQTPLQQKASGSSYTREKEGHEVTAVDDLRTQRLGEPAAGITANPGGPPRRGPSTKSPWTNGYIDRRDGPATGFDPKPPGTSPPPTPAPGNICRAGTPRLHLQRLGPSKPNASQSRGLRLPPRSAVCGARSGDPRRERTEGGGRSGPDLGLSRLSCRVDLVTVPSALRNPFSEERTLRTPRLRVEGREHGDSGPGPRSRAVAAVGRPLQAAVGSGGPGSRRQDAPPAPLAPTREGARGEQEPGTPVRSPPPADLGRPSGSPSRPPHPGVPVPPPPPSRRSRPLPFLEEDPVSSEGDTYPGRAGSRRGPRSQVGRGKVRLRCAGCGASRAPCTAARLGLPLPRARPRRSAALPACRPRPDPPLPAQGCGPRRREQRILGPSSPLPGRARHIIVEIIIQGQY from the exons ATGGCGCAGACACCACTGCAG CAGAAAGCTTCAGGGAGCAGCTACACCAGGGAAAAGGAAGGTCACGAGGTGACAGCTGTTGATGACCTA AGGACACAAAGGCTGGGAGAGCCGGCTGCGGGCATCACCGCAAACCCCGGCGGTCCTCCGAGGCGAGGACCGTCGACAAAGTCCCCGTGGACCAACGGTTACATTGATCGCCGTGACGGGCCGGCCACCGGCTTCGACCCCAAGCCCCCCGGCACGTCCCCTCCCCCGACTCCAGCCCCAGGAAATATCTGCAGAGCTGGGACACCGAGGCTCCATCTACAAAGGCTGGGACCCTCCAAACCAAACGCGTCTCAGAGCCGGGGCCTCCGACTCCCGCCGCGGTCCGCCGTCTGCGGGGCCAGGAGCGGGGATCCGCGGCGGGAGCGGACCGAGGGCGGCGGGCGCTCGGGTCCCGATCTCGGACTGTCCCGTTTGAGTTGCAGGGTTGACTTGGTAACAGTCCCGAGCGCACTGAGGAATCCTTTCTCCGAGGAGCGAACGCTCCGGACCCCGCGGCTGCGGGTGGAGGGCCGGGAGCACGGAGACTCGGGGCCGGGCCCCCGGAGCCGGGCGGTGGCGGCCGTGGGTCGCCCCCTCCAGGCGGCGGTGGGCAGCGGCGGGCCGGGGTCGCGGCGACAGGACGCTCCCCCAGCCCCGTTGGCCCCCACCCGGGAGGGAGCGCGCGGGGAACAGGAACCCGGCACCCCGGTCCGCTCGCCTCCACCTGCGGATCTGGGGCGCCCCTCGGGATCCCCTTCCCGTCCCCCGCATCCCGGCGTtcccgtcccccccccccccccatcccggCGTTCCCGTCCTCTCCCATTCCTGGAAGAGGACCCGGTGTCCAGCGAAGGGGACACTTACCCGGGGAGGGCCGGCTCCCGGCGCGGGCCGCGCTCGCAGGTCGGCCGGGGGAAGGTGCGGCTGCGCTGCGCCGGCTGCGGCGCCAGCCGAGCGCCCTGCACCGCCGCCAGGCTCGGACTTCCTCTTCCTCGCGCTCGGCCCCGCCGCTCGGCCGCGCTCCCCGCTTGCCGGCCGCGCCCCGACCCGCCCCTCCCGGCGCAGGGTTGCGGGCCTCGTCGCCGCGAGCAGCGGATCTTGggtccctcctcccctctgcccgGGCGAGCACG